CGGCAAATATTTTTCAGATAAATATAAAAACAACAAAGAATTTACCGATTTAATTTATGATACATTTGAATACATTGCTGTTACCAAAAAAAGTTTTTATCCTACGGATTATATTTTTGCAAAACATTTCTTTAGTATTTTTAATATTAAAATAGAAGACGAACACAAACTCTCAGAAAATTATTTCGAAAAAATAAAACTGCTCCCGAAAGACATAAAACTTGCAATCGGTCAAATACTTATATTAGGTTTTTTACTTGACGGCAAAATAGGAAGTTTTGAAATAGGCATTATTAACAAACTCAAAAAAAACAATATTATCCCGTATAGCTTAACTCATATTAAGAAATGGACAAAACACTATAAATTAGGAAACGGTTTTGACGAAATGTTTAATTCCGATAAAAATACTCAATGACATTTTTATTAAAAGATTGTTTTGCTAATTTTACGAATATTTTATTGCTAAAATAACAAATAATGATACTAAAAAGATTATTCATATTATCATCAACACTTCTGGTATTTACCTTACAAATAAAAGCTCAAATTGCAGATAGAGATGTAATTAATAATCTTATAGAAGAAATAGCAGAAGCAAGTGACGAAGAACTCGATTATACATTACTTTACGAAGATTTATATTATTTTGCCCGAAACCCTTTAAACTTAAATACGGCAACAAGAGAGGATTTGGAACGATTTCAATTTCTTTCCGACTTTCAAATTGAAGATATTTTAGAATACCAAAGAACTTCCGGTGAAATGCATTCAATATACGAAATACAACTTTTAGAAAGTTTCTCGGCAAAAGAAATAGGACAACTTTTACCCTTTATTACTGTTGCAAAAAAGGGAGTAAAGCAAATGCCCGATTTCAAAAGAGCATTAAAATACGGAAGAAACAGCATCTTCTTAAGAACACAATTTAACATACAAAAAGGGAAAGGCTTTGTATATGACGATAATGCTTTTGAGCTTAACCCCGATACAAATTTGTATATGGGCAACAGGCTTAAATTTTACACAAAATATCAGTTCGATTATAAACGAAAAATAAGATTCGGGTTTGTAACAGAAAAAGATCCCGGAGAACAATTCTTCAAAGAAACTCAAAAGCAAGGGTTTGACTATTACAGCGTACACTTACAAGTAGATGATGTTTGGAAGTTCAAAACAATTACTTTGGGCGATTTTCAAGCTCGTTTCGGTCAAGGTTTGGTTTCTTGGTCAGGTATGTCAACAGGAAAATCTGTATATGTAATGTCAATAAAAAAGAAATATGACGGGTTAAGAAAATATTCCTCAACAGACGAAAACAAATTTTTTAGAGGAGCAGGAGCAACTTTAAGGTTGAAAAATTTTGACATTACCGGTTTTTTCTCTCTCAAAAACATTGACGGAAACAGAACACTTACCGATACCGTAACAAACCAAATTGATTTTGAAGGCACGTTTCAAACAACCGGTTTGCACAGAACCCCAAATGAAGTTTTTGACAAACATTCTGTTTCGGAATTAGTTTACGGCGGAAATATAAAATGGAATAAACCATGGTTTAAACTCGGAGCTACATACATACAATATTCTTTCAGCGAAGAACTTCAAAAAGACCAAATATATAATCAATTTGCATTTCAAGGAAACAAAGGAATGAATGCAAGTATTGATTATCAGGCAAACTATAAAAACTTTATTTTTTTCGGAGAAGAAGCTATAAGTCATTCGGGAGGATATGCATTACTGAATTCTGTTATGATAAAACTTGCTCCGCAAATGTCTTTAGCTGTTCTTCAACGATATATAGCAAAAGACTATCAAGCATATTATGCTGCAGGATTCGGCGAACAATCAAATACAATTAATGAAAACGGTATGTATTTCGGAACGGAAATCAGCCCTGTCAGAAAAGTTAAAGTATCAGCTTATTACGATTTATATAAAATACCTTGGCTAAGATACAGAGCATACGCACCGTCGGCAGGAGATGAATTTTTCTCGCAAATAGACTATAGTCTCAGCAGGTATGTAAACATGCACGTCAGATACAAGCAAGAATCTGTATTAAAAAATTCATCAGATGATTTTACGGGTGCCGTACCGCTTGTGCAAACATTAAAAAAAGAATTCCGATATCACATAACATATTCTCTTTCAAGGAACTTAGTATTGAAAAACAGAATTGCATTTGCTAAATTTGATAAAGAAGGAGAAGATATTGAAACAGGATTTATGTTTTATCAAGATGTGAATTATAAATTTGAAACATTTCCCTTAAAATTAAATTTCAGACTGGCATTTTTTGATGCAGCATATAATGCACGAATATATACTTATGAAAATGATATTCTTTACGGATACTCAATACCGGGTTTAAGCGGACAAGGAATAAGAACTTACCTGACTTTAAAATATACAGTTATTAAAGATTTTATTGACATTTGGTTGCGTTATGCTAATTATTCATATTCTGACAGAGATATAATAGGATCCTCACTTGATGAAATTCAAGGAATCAATAAATCCGAAGTAAAATTTCAAATAAGAATTAAGTTTTAACAAATAAATTTCATAAATAAATTTTATTGTAGTATTTTTCAGGTATTAAAAAAATACACCATGGAAAACGGCAAATTAAAATCATTTTTAAAAAAAATTGAACTTTTTAAAGCTTTTAACGACAGTGAGCTTGATAAAATAATTAAAATTATTGAGTTAAAAACTTTTGAAAAAGACACAGTTTTATATGAGCAAGATTTTAACAGAAAAAACACCTATGTAGTCCTGTCCGGCGAAGTTCAGTTGTATAAAACAAGTTCATTCGGTGAAAAAATACCGATTACCCAATTTCAAAAATATGATTTTATAGGAGAAGGTGCAATAGTTGATGACTCTCCTCATTCTACATCGGCAAGCACCTTAACAGATGCTGAGATTTACATCATAAATGCCGAAAAATTTAAAGAACTGTTAAATAAAGACGGAAAAATAGCCGTTAAAATTTTTACCGAAATATCCCAAATTATTTCAAGAAGAATGAGCCATGCAACGGTTCGCCTTATTAATATCGGAGCTCAATATGTTTCCGGACATTCACGAGAAGAACATGATTTGTTAGGTTACAGAAATGTTCCTGATGAATATTATTACGGAATTCAAACACTTCGTGCAAGAGAAAATTTTAATATTTCAGGAATAAGCATCAGTTTCTACCCTGACATTGTTATTGCATTTGCAATGGTTAAAAAAGCAGCGGCAAAAGCAAATAATGAAATAGGATTATTGCCTGACGATTTAACCGAAGCAATTGTGTTTGCCTGTGATGAATTACTTCACGGAAAATATCATAAAGAATTTGTAGTTGATATGATTCAAGGAGGTGCGGGAACATCTACAAATATGAACGCTAACGAAGTTATTACAAATTTGGCTTTAGTTTATATGGGCAAAGAAAAAGGCGAGTATAAATTTATTCACCCCAACAATCACGTAAATCTCTCACAATCAACAAATGACAGCTATCCTACATCTGTAAAAATTGCTTTAAAAAACAGCAGTATTAAACTTAATAAAGAGTTGAAGCTGTTAGTTAATTCATTTAAGAAAAAATCCGAAGAATTTAACCATATTCTAAAAATGGGCAGAACCCAACTTCAAGATGCCGTGCCTATGACTTTAGGCCAAGAATTCGGTGCTTACGCAACAACCTTAGAAGAAGAAATAACAAGAATAACAAGAAATGCAGATTTAATGCTGAACGTAAATATGGGAGCAACTGCAATCGGAACCGGCATCAATGCAGACCCGAGATACAGTTCTATTGTAATTAAATATTTGAGAGAAATTACCGACCTTGATATAACACTTGCAGAAAATTTAGTTGAAGCAACACAAGATACCGGAGGATTTGTTATGTTTTCCTCAGCATTAAAACGTTTGGCAATTAAATTATCAAAAATTATGAATGATTTAAGGCTACTGTCTTCCGGGCCGAGAGCAGGTTTAAACGAAATAAATTTACCTGCCGTTCAACCCGGTTCGTCAATAATGCCGGGCAAAGTAAACCCTGTAATTCCGGAAGTAGTAAATCAAATTGCTTTTAAAGTTATAGGTAATGATATAACTGTTACGATGGCTGCCGAAGCAGGTCAGTTAGAACTCAATGTTATGGAGCCGGTTATTGTCCAAAGTTTATTTGAATCTATCGAAATGCTGAAAAACGGAATGTCGGTTCTTCGTTACAGAACCATTGAAGGAATTACGGCAAACGAAGAACATATTGAAAATATGGTCAGAAACAGTATCGGAATTGTTACGGCTCTTAATCCTGTTATCGGTTATGAAAACAGCAGTTCAATTGCAAAAGAGGCATTGGAAACAGGAAAAAGCGTTTATGATTTAACATTGGAACGAGGTTTGCTTTCAGAAGAGGAACTTAAAAAAATTCTTTCCCCCGAAAATATGATTACACCTCATAAGCTTAAATAAACCTTTAAAATAAATTAAGATTTTAAACCTCTGCAGCATGGTTGTCCCTGAAAAACCATTTAGATTTTTTAAGATTATAAATACAGAGATAAACCGACAAAATTATTAAGGTATCCTTAGAAATTCAACAATCTAATTTAGAAAAAGGGTATTGTTATTACTTTGCTTGCCCTGTAACCGGAAAGCCGACCAAAAGGTACAAAAGAATAATGAACCAACTCAAAAAAGCTGAACAAGTTAATTATTCAGATTTTGAAAAAATGTTACAGCCCTAAAATAATTTTTGATATTTTGAACAGGTGTTTTATGCAAATCCTATGCAAATAGAAAAACGTTACAAAAATATTTACTTGTAACGTTCTCATTTTAAATGTGATCCTTGGCAGATTTGAACTGCCGACCCCTTGCCTGTCAAGCAAGTGCTCTAAACCAACTGAGCTAAAGGATCTTTCTCAGAATATAAAATTAAAAACTGCCGGCATAATTACGCAAGCAGTTTTTAATTTTATTTTTATACTTCTTCTTTTTTAATATTCGGCAATTCCAAACCATAGCCTTTTCGTTTATCTTCATATTTTAACATAAATGCAAAAAGGAGTGCCAATATAGAAAGTCCCAAAAATATTAACATGTCATAGAAATAATCATATCTTATATTTAACTTTTCTTTTTCAATTACTTTGAACGCATTGCTTTTTCCTATTTGAATTACATTATCCAAAATATTTTCTTTTTTATCAGAAAAATTAACACTGTTTATTTCCTGAGAAATACTAAGATAAATTTCACTCTTAACACTTTCAGTATCAACATCTTTAATGGGCACAGGAACATAATCGGCATATTGAACAATAGAATCTACTGCTGTTCCTGTTGCTTTTTCAACTGCTTTATCAATATCTTCTGTTGTGAAATTATCTCCGATGAGAACTTCATTAAATGCTTTTTCAATTGCATCTTTTACTACAATTTTATTTGGTGAAACATCCGGATTTGTAGTGTTTAAGACAGTCCCTAAAATCAAAGGAATAAACAACAAACCAATATTTTGAATCCAAAAAATCACGGCATAAGCAGTACCTAATTGTTTTTCAGGAATAATTTTCGGAACTGAAGGCCACATTGCAGAAGGAACAAGAGAAAATCCGATTCCAAGAATAATAACCATTACTGCAGCAACCCACCATAATGTTAAAGCCGGGATTGCTAATATTCCGTGAACAAAAATTAATATTAATGATCCGACAATCATAATTGTTGCTCCCTTGCCATACTTGTCATATATCCCTCCGAATAAAGGAGTTAAAAACAAGGTTCCGAAAGGTAATAATGCCGGAATAGTTCCCGCAAGATAAGGGCTTACATTATATTTGTTAATCATTAAATCAGTTGCATAGAATAAAAACGGGAATACTGCCGAATAAAACAACACACATAAAATTGCAATATACCAAAATCCTCTGTTGCCTATTATTAATAAAATATCTTTAACTTTAAACTCATCATCAGCTGAAACTTCTTCTTTTATACTTTCTTCTGATTTATCAAGTTTTTTATCTAAAATAGAGAAAAGAGTAAACGATACAACACCCATTATCATTACAATTAATGCAAATAAAATAGGAGCTGTTACAGTAAAATTCTTTGCAAGAGGCAATGATATTGCAAGAGCAAGTAATGTCCCTAACCTGGCAATAGACATTTGCATACCCATTGCTAATGCCATTTCCTTTCCTTTAAACCATCTAACAACCGCTTTTGAAATTGTAATTCCGATAGCTTCTGTTCCTACACCAAAAATTGCAAACCCCATAGAAGAAAGAAATACTTGAGTTTTCATAGCTCCGAGAAGAGGAATATTGATTACCGCACCTTCAGCAAATTGATGTTTAACAGCCCAATAGTTCAAAGCTGTACCCAAAAACATTATAATAGTTGCTCCTAAACCTGTTTTTCTTACGCCGAGTTTATCAAGAATAAAACCGCTAAAGATAAGCATAAATAAGAACACATTAAACCAAGCATAAGCTGATGTATAGGTTCCGAAATCTTCACTGTTCCAACCCAAGATACTTTCAAGCATCGGTTTAATGGAAGATAAAGCATAATTAAAATAGTATGCACCAAAAATTGATAATGAGGCAAGAATTAAGGCAGTCCACCTTGCTCCTTTTGATTCTCGCAATGATTGTTTTATTTTATCAGTCATTATTTAAAATTTTATTTTAAAAAATCAGAGAACAAATAACGTAAATTCATACCGAATTATAAAATTTTTTTTCATATTTGGTGCATAAAAAATACATTAAAAAGATGAAACTAAAAATTGTTAATAAATCAAAACATCAACTTCCCGAATATGAAACAGTTCTGTCGGCAGGAATGGATTTAAGGGCAAATATTGTTAAGCCTGTAATTTTAAAACCTCTCGAAAGAGCTTTAATAAAAACCGGATTATTTATTGAACTTCCGGAAGGTTACGAAGCACAAATACGCCCCAGAAGCGGTTTAGCATACAAACACGGAGTGAGTATCGTAAACTCTCCCGGAACAATTGATGCAGATTATCGCGGAGAAATAGGAGTAATTTTAGTAAATTTATCTGATAAAGATTTTACGATTCAAGACGGAGAAAGAATTTGCCAAATGGTTATTGCAAAACACGAAAAAGCAGAGCTTATTGAAGTTGATATTTTAAATGAAACAAAAAGAGGTGCCGGCGGTTTCGGGCATACAGGAAAATAAAGTTTGAAGTTTAATTTCATGTAAAATCATTTTATAAATAAATTTATCCGAACAAAAATGAAACTTGTTTTTGCAACAAATAACAAACATAAACTTGAAGAGGTTAAGACGATAATTGACAACAAACTTGAACTCCTCAGTTTAAAAGATATAAAATGTTTTGAAGAAATTCCGGAAACTCAAAATACAATTGAAGGAAATGCTTCTCAAAAAGCAAATTATATTTATGGAAAATATAAAATAAATTGTTTCGCAGATGATACAGGACTTGAAATAGATGCTCTGAACGGAGCTCCGGGTGTTTATTCCGCAAGATATGCAGGAAAAAATTGTTCTTTTGAAGATAATGTAAATAAAGTTCTCAGCGAGTTAAATAATGTTTCTGATAGACAAGCAAGATTTAAAACTGTTATTTCTTTGATAATAAACGGTAAAGAATTTCAATTTGAAGGTATTATAAAAGGTAAAATCATTAAAGAAAAAAGAGGAACCTCCGGGTTTGGTTACGACCCTATTTTTTTACCCGAAGGTTACAACAAAACCTTTGCAGGACTGTCATCAGAAATAAAAAACAAAATAAGCCATAGAGGAATTGCAACAAATAAACTTGCGGAATTTTTAAAAACTTTTTAAACAATTTAATATCCTGTTTTTGCGTTAAAATTTAATTCACAATTTGCTAAAACCTATGATATATTCTATTCGTTTAATCTTGATTTCTGTTATTTTTTTTGTGACAAATACTGTTTCCTTTTCTCAAGTAAAAGTAGGAGAATGGAGAGAACATTTTTCTTATCGCAAAACTTCGTGCGTTGCAGATGCCGGAGATAAAGTATATGTTGCAGGAGAACTTGCCGTGTTTTCTTTCGATAAAGAAGATGGAAGCATCGAGCGACTGTCAAAAGTTAACGGCTTGTCTGACGCTGAAATTCAAACAATTGCATTCAATAAGGCAAATAACTCTTTAGTAATTGCTTACAAAAATTCAAATATTGACATTCTAAAAGATAACATAATCTATAACCTTTCTGACATTAAAAGAAAACAAATAAGCCACAGTAAAACTATTAATAAAATTACATTTATAGGAAATACGGCATATTTATCATGCGGTTTCGGCATTGTTCTTCTGAATACCGAAAAATTAGAGTTTTCTGACACATATATAATAGGAGAAAACGCATCATACTTAAACATTAACGATATCAGTTTATTTAATAACAATTTATATGCAGCAACGGACATAGGTTTGTATTATGCCGATATTAATGAAGGCAATCTTTCCGATTACAGAAATTGGCATTTAGTTACAAACATTCCTGACTACCAATACAAAATCAACATTTTAAATTCTTTTAACGGAAATTTATTTGCCAATCAAATCAACCCGGCAACTGATAATGACACCTTATATTTTCTGAACAATAATAACTGGAACATTTTTAATGAAAATTTTGACAATATTAAATCTGTTACAAATACTGAAAATAATATAGTTATTACACAAAAAGGGTTACTGAAGATATACGACACTTCATTTAATTTGGTGAAAACAGTTGATTGGTATCCTTTAATTAGCGGAGTATCAACATGGACAGATATGAGGTTCGGAATTACCGATGAAAATTTGAATATATTTATTGCTGACAATTTACACGGATTAGTTCAAACTAATTTCGGATATTTTGAATCTTCACTTCCCGACGGACCGTCAGACAATTACACTGCAAAAGCGGAAACCTTTAACGGAACATTGATTACGACAAACGGAAACAATAAAGCAACCGGGTGGCGTGCTCCCGTCTATAATATATTTAAAGATGAAATGTGGGAAACATACGGCATTTCAAATGATACTGCAATGAACTTTTTTTCAATAGAAATTAACCCGAATAATCCCGATAATGTTTTCATAGGTTCATGGGGTTACGGAATTTTTGAATTTGACAATAATGTTTGGACAAAAAGCTACAATAATACAAACAGTTCTCTTCAAGCTATTTCCGGATATGATTACGGGTTTATACGAATAAGTGATTTAACTTTCGACAATAATAACAACCTTTGGGTTGCTAACCAACATACAGGAGAACCTATTTCTGTTAAAACAAAAGATAATGAATGGCAAAGCTTCAATTTTAACGGAAGCATAACAAACTACTACCCTGAAGAAATAATTACAACACAAAACAATACAAAATGGGTTGTTTTAGGAGAAAGCAAAGGCATTCTTGCATTTAATGATAATAATACTCCGCTTGACAAAAATGATGACGACTATAAATTATTCAGTCCGGTTACAAGTGAAGGAGAGCCTGTTTCAAATACTATTTTTTCTGTTGAAGAAGATAAAAGCGGGAATATTTGGGTAGGAACAGGCGAGGGTGTGGTTATTTATTATAATCCTGATGATGTATTTACCGAAAGTATTTATGCCGACAGAATACAACTTACATCATACGGAAATGATACTACCGAGCAATATTTATTAAGTACCGATGTTATTACGGACATTGAAACGGACGGAGCCGACAGAAAGTGGATTGCTACACAAAATTCAGGAGTATTTTTGGTTTCGGATAACGGAAAAGAAGAAATTCACAATTTTAATAAATATAACAGCCCTTTAATTTCAAATTCAATTAATGATATTGCAATAAACCATAAATCCGGTGAAGTTTTTTTCTTAACCGATAAAGGAATGATGTCTTACCGAAGTGATGCCACAAAAGCCGGAGAAACATTCGGGAATGTTTATGTTTTTCCGAATCCTGTAAGACCTGATTATTCAGGATTAATTACCGTAACAGGTTTGGCTGACGATGTAAATGTAAAATTTACCGACATCTCCGGAAATGTTGTTTTTGAAACAAATTCTCTCGGCGGACAAGCAATTTGGAACGGGCAAACTTTTAACGGAAGAAAAGTAAGTTCCGGAGTTTATCTTGTATATTCAACAAATGATGACGGAAGTCAAACTTTTCTT
The window above is part of the Bacteroidales bacterium genome. Proteins encoded here:
- the aspA gene encoding aspartate ammonia-lyase, coding for MSHATVRLINIGAQYVSGHSREEHDLLGYRNVPDEYYYGIQTLRARENFNISGISISFYPDIVIAFAMVKKAAAKANNEIGLLPDDLTEAIVFACDELLHGKYHKEFVVDMIQGGAGTSTNMNANEVITNLALVYMGKEKGEYKFIHPNNHVNLSQSTNDSYPTSVKIALKNSSIKLNKELKLLVNSFKKKSEEFNHILKMGRTQLQDAVPMTLGQEFGAYATTLEEEITRITRNADLMLNVNMGATAIGTGINADPRYSSIVIKYLREITDLDITLAENLVEATQDTGGFVMFSSALKRLAIKLSKIMNDLRLLSSGPRAGLNEINLPAVQPGSSIMPGKVNPVIPEVVNQIAFKVIGNDITVTMAAEAGQLELNVMEPVIVQSLFESIEMLKNGMSVLRYRTIEGITANEEHIENMVRNSIGIVTALNPVIGYENSSSIAKEALETGKSVYDLTLERGLLSEEELKKILSPENMITPHKLK
- a CDS encoding MFS transporter is translated as MTDKIKQSLRESKGARWTALILASLSIFGAYYFNYALSSIKPMLESILGWNSEDFGTYTSAYAWFNVFLFMLIFSGFILDKLGVRKTGLGATIIMFLGTALNYWAVKHQFAEGAVINIPLLGAMKTQVFLSSMGFAIFGVGTEAIGITISKAVVRWFKGKEMALAMGMQMSIARLGTLLALAISLPLAKNFTVTAPILFALIVMIMGVVSFTLFSILDKKLDKSEESIKEEVSADDEFKVKDILLIIGNRGFWYIAILCVLFYSAVFPFLFYATDLMINKYNVSPYLAGTIPALLPFGTLFLTPLFGGIYDKYGKGATIMIVGSLILIFVHGILAIPALTLWWVAAVMVIILGIGFSLVPSAMWPSVPKIIPEKQLGTAYAVIFWIQNIGLLFIPLILGTVLNTTNPDVSPNKIVVKDAIEKAFNEVLIGDNFTTEDIDKAVEKATGTAVDSIVQYADYVPVPIKDVDTESVKSEIYLSISQEINSVNFSDKKENILDNVIQIGKSNAFKVIEKEKLNIRYDYFYDMLIFLGLSILALLFAFMLKYEDKRKGYGLELPNIKKEEV
- a CDS encoding non-canonical purine NTP diphosphatase, with amino-acid sequence MKLVFATNNKHKLEEVKTIIDNKLELLSLKDIKCFEEIPETQNTIEGNASQKANYIYGKYKINCFADDTGLEIDALNGAPGVYSARYAGKNCSFEDNVNKVLSELNNVSDRQARFKTVISLIINGKEFQFEGIIKGKIIKEKRGTSGFGYDPIFLPEGYNKTFAGLSSEIKNKISHRGIATNKLAEFLKTF
- a CDS encoding helix-hairpin-helix domain-containing protein, with the translated sequence MILKRLFILSSTLLVFTLQIKAQIADRDVINNLIEEIAEASDEELDYTLLYEDLYYFARNPLNLNTATREDLERFQFLSDFQIEDILEYQRTSGEMHSIYEIQLLESFSAKEIGQLLPFITVAKKGVKQMPDFKRALKYGRNSIFLRTQFNIQKGKGFVYDDNAFELNPDTNLYMGNRLKFYTKYQFDYKRKIRFGFVTEKDPGEQFFKETQKQGFDYYSVHLQVDDVWKFKTITLGDFQARFGQGLVSWSGMSTGKSVYVMSIKKKYDGLRKYSSTDENKFFRGAGATLRLKNFDITGFFSLKNIDGNRTLTDTVTNQIDFEGTFQTTGLHRTPNEVFDKHSVSELVYGGNIKWNKPWFKLGATYIQYSFSEELQKDQIYNQFAFQGNKGMNASIDYQANYKNFIFFGEEAISHSGGYALLNSVMIKLAPQMSLAVLQRYIAKDYQAYYAAGFGEQSNTINENGMYFGTEISPVRKVKVSAYYDLYKIPWLRYRAYAPSAGDEFFSQIDYSLSRYVNMHVRYKQESVLKNSSDDFTGAVPLVQTLKKEFRYHITYSLSRNLVLKNRIAFAKFDKEGEDIETGFMFYQDVNYKFETFPLKLNFRLAFFDAAYNARIYTYENDILYGYSIPGLSGQGIRTYLTLKYTVIKDFIDIWLRYANYSYSDRDIIGSSLDEIQGINKSEVKFQIRIKF
- a CDS encoding T9SS type A sorting domain-containing protein, translated to MIYSIRLILISVIFFVTNTVSFSQVKVGEWREHFSYRKTSCVADAGDKVYVAGELAVFSFDKEDGSIERLSKVNGLSDAEIQTIAFNKANNSLVIAYKNSNIDILKDNIIYNLSDIKRKQISHSKTINKITFIGNTAYLSCGFGIVLLNTEKLEFSDTYIIGENASYLNINDISLFNNNLYAATDIGLYYADINEGNLSDYRNWHLVTNIPDYQYKINILNSFNGNLFANQINPATDNDTLYFLNNNNWNIFNENFDNIKSVTNTENNIVITQKGLLKIYDTSFNLVKTVDWYPLISGVSTWTDMRFGITDENLNIFIADNLHGLVQTNFGYFESSLPDGPSDNYTAKAETFNGTLITTNGNNKATGWRAPVYNIFKDEMWETYGISNDTAMNFFSIEINPNNPDNVFIGSWGYGIFEFDNNVWTKSYNNTNSSLQAISGYDYGFIRISDLTFDNNNNLWVANQHTGEPISVKTKDNEWQSFNFNGSITNYYPEEIITTQNNTKWVVLGESKGILAFNDNNTPLDKNDDDYKLFSPVTSEGEPVSNTIFSVEEDKSGNIWVGTGEGVVIYYNPDDVFTESIYADRIQLTSYGNDTTEQYLLSTDVITDIETDGADRKWIATQNSGVFLVSDNGKEEIHNFNKYNSPLISNSINDIAINHKSGEVFFLTDKGMMSYRSDATKAGETFGNVYVFPNPVRPDYSGLITVTGLADDVNVKFTDISGNVVFETNSLGGQAIWNGQTFNGRKVSSGVYLVYSTNDDGSQTFLTKLLFLN
- the dut gene encoding dUTP diphosphatase, producing MKLKIVNKSKHQLPEYETVLSAGMDLRANIVKPVILKPLERALIKTGLFIELPEGYEAQIRPRSGLAYKHGVSIVNSPGTIDADYRGEIGVILVNLSDKDFTIQDGERICQMVIAKHEKAELIEVDILNETKRGAGGFGHTGK